The genome window ATGGATGGGTTTACGTTGGAGCTAATGGAGAGCCTGGTGCGCCTCATCCAGACGCTAAAAGGCCCCTTGTGCGTCTCTATGAGACGCTGAGGGGTGTGGCGAAGTGTTGCCATTTCATTTAGCAATTTAAAccttttgttgttaaattatCAATATTAGCCTATTCGCTATTTTTCGCTAAATGCAATATCATCATTCACTGCACGATAAAAATGGAGCCTCAAAGCCAGTAGAagcagacatgtttgtttacatttttctctAGTAGCGGCCAAAGTGACGGCGCAGTGTAATGCTGCAGTTGTCACCTCCGATGAATCAGTCGCCTGCATGACAAAACTCCAACGCCATTTGGTGGACATCGTGATCCAAAATGACTCACACTCGCTGACAAAAGCCCATCCGCTTTTAGCGTGGTGGGAATCACGTAGCTAACCCTGGCAGTGTCACAGGAAACCAAAGCAGCGtataaacagagcagagcagcattagcattcattaggAATGAAATCTGTCAAAACTAAAGATTTTTATCAGTCGtctgtttgattgattgatttgatgtAGGGCAGATTCAGTCTTTAATAAGTTGTTTGGCAGCGAGCGTGCCACAGAGGCGTTCCTCCAGGATCTCCAGGATCTGATGTTTATTTAAGCCATCAGTCAGATTTAGGCTGTTTGTGGTAGAGCTACACACGCACTGAAGTGAGTTAGAGTGATGGCGCGCTTGTTTTATTGTGAtacctggagagagaggaagtaaATTAAGCCTGCAGGATGAATCGCTCAGCACTGCATGTACACCGATGCTGCTGTGACGTTAGCACGTTAGTGAGGTGGGATGCGGCTGCAGGCTGTGGCGTGAAACATGTCTTGCTGAGTTTTTATGCcgtgtctctctccccctctctgcgTGTTTACACTGTATGTCCTTATtgaatataattttattttgagCAGAAGTATGAAACCCTGGGAAACCGAATGCCTCTGATTTTTGGTTAAATCCAGTCTCCCACTGCTGCTCATGTCAAGCTCACAAGGTGGCCTGGGACCAGATGTTGACGGATGGCAGCGCTAAACATGGCTGCAGTGTCACTGAGACATTTCAAGTTTGAGCCAGAACCAGATTTACATCATTCAGGTGAAGAGAACCAGGAACAACATCTTAGATCCTTCAGAGTGGTAAGCCGAGTGTATTCTTGTTTAAGAACGAAACGTTTCAAATAACGATGGTTTGTCAGCCCAGATGAGTGGATAGGATGTATAGGTATGTCGGTATATGTATATTTGGTTTCTACATAGAAAACCAGATCAAATTGTATCTAGATTGTAAAGCTGGGAGTCCATGTTACTGTGGGGGTGCTAGAAGAATGGCAGCGAGAAGCAacttcacattttcactgcttttatttgacGCTTCCAAcctcataaaaaacacaaacacaattaaaagcCTTTTCACAGTGTGGGACTTTTAAATGACGGGTCCTCACTTTCATGCAGAAGTAACCTTAAGGAGGCTGAAAAAGTCCACCTCAAGCTGACTTTTTAATGCTTCCAGCTGATtcgttttgaaatgaaaagcatataaaagagaaaaagttttGGATATGCACAAACATACATGATAAACTGCTGAAAGACTGAGGTTGAAGCTGCATGTCTTTGGTGAAAAGCTGTGACTTTAGAATGAACTacactttgacttttgacttggAGTGACTCCTCCCGCAGAGCCCTAACATCAAAACTCATGTCACAACATCACAATCAGCCATCCATTTTCCTGACTGTGGCTGTACTTTGGATCAATCCAAACGCAGCTCATCATGCTGAGCGGAAAGGATAAGGACTTCGATATGATCTGGCCTGGGGGACTGACTCTGGCTTGAGATTTAGttatgaaataaataagcaaaacatgcaaaaatgttaTATGAAGCTCAATGACGTACTGCTACTACCTGTGATACCagcacaataataataataggaaTAAACTGAGTAGGCCTTATGGCATCTACCACCTTCTGTTGTTCTAACATATAAACCTGTTCTTTTCTCACATATTTGACAGCCTGCCCTGCTGCTTACACCACTGCAAGCAAAGAGGAAATCAGCCAAAGGGACCGAAACTGGagcaacacacaagcacaaatgaGATTATTGAGATGAGAGCGTTGTATGTTCAGGGTGAACTGGCTGCGAGCGTCCTCCTCTGAGGAAATCAGTCTGCAGGAGAAACAAAGATTACCACCTCACCGGCTGGAGAATCCATCATCATTATGACCTCATAACGGTCGCCGCGGAAAGAGAGCTGTCATTTCCCGccaagtgagtgtgtgtgtgtgtgtttgcgtgctgAAGTATCCCAAACCATCACAGAGATGCCAAAGGGATTATCATTTGCAAATCTTGCATGCTTTTCtccacacctgtacacacacacaaatacatttcctAGAGACTTactctaaccataaccataatcTCTAcctgcctaaccctaacccttaccctaacgagtccccacaatgtgaccctgtaaacagatttatgtccccacaacatgagtaatacacacacacacacacacacacacgcatctgTATTACCCGCTTGCCAGTGAAAAGCCGTCACTCTGGAGGGCGTCATCGAACATGCGTGAGCACATTCGGTCCTTAACAACCGCAGCAATGCACGAACTTacgcacatgtgcacaaataacacaaacacatgcacagtcacaATCAcatacacctacacacaccaAACCCCTGAAGAGCCTGTGAAGACATTTCATTCTGGGAGGACAATTAGGAGAGGTTTTAGGAGAGTCATACagaaagattattattattaaggaAGGACGAAGAAAGAAGCCTTCAATGAAATAAAGATGTTAGTGATAATAACGTAGAAACTAAAGGGCTTTTAAATCGTGGACCACCAGAGCGTGCAGACGTGAACGACACTGCTGTATTGCTTTCTTCACACGTTTATACTGACATTTGGAGAAATATTTCCTTCGTTTGCATAATACATGCCAAACTTTGCCtcaaaaaacaggcaaaactCAGTCGTTGCAAAGCGGTACAGATGCTAAATGTCTGTGCACAAGTGTCAGGAGTGCTGTTTGTTGAGAAGAAAGCTGAGCTCCAACTGTGGCCATCCCCACTGACTGCAACCACAGCGCCAGCGCACACACCTTTACCATGgcttcagccatgtttgttgtgGATGAACTGTTAGCAGCATGTTTGGACAGTTATCCAGAGAAACACTCTGGGATGCTTGCAGatcaaaagaaagagagagagggaaaagagaaaaatctaaaatatttgCATGGCTAGATTTTGCTAGAGAtaagtaagattttttttttattttatctttaattaAGCCCTTAAAAAAGGCTTATAGGGTTCTgactcttctctcctctcctctcttcttctcttctcttctctcctcttctcttctctccttttctctcctctcctctcctcgtctctcctctcctctcctcctctcttctcttctcttctcttctcttctcttttcttctctcctcctcccttctcttctcttctcttctctcctctcctctcctctcctcctccctcctctcctctcctcctcccttctcttctcttctcttctcttctcttctcttctctccttttctctcctctcctcctctcctctctcctctctcctctcctctcctctcctctcctctctctctttggtttATCCCCTGTTCTGGCGCTCCAACAAAATATCTTGTcgtcaagaaaacaaatgtcactGGAACCTTTTAAAATTACTAAGTTTGTCACCTGACTAGAGTTAAATGCGATGTAGCATTTAAaactcctctctttttcttcctcccactctctgtctccctctctctctctttcttcctctcatcctctctctctcctgctggtCCATCCTCTGTATAAACTGGTTTCTGGCACCATCGTGTGGTCACAAGAGTCCAAAACAAAGGTAGTTATCTCTTTATTTAGTAAATCCCTGAAAAtcaaacactttatttcaacagtttatACAAATTGCAAATAATTATAAAATAGATATTCTCTTCATTTTTTAATAGTAAACTTTACTCTTTGTAGACAGTCTTTtagtggaagtgtgtgtgtgtgtgtgtgtgtgtgtgtgtttgcgtgtgtgtgggcataAAAGCATGTATActtctttattaaaaatgtgatttcattcagacactgtgtgtggagtgtgtgctTTAGTCTGTGTGTTCCTCCTCTGCCTTGTCCTTGGAAATGGGAAACTCCAGCGATGTCCTGAAGCGAATGGGCACCTGGCGTTCCTCACCGATTGGCTGCTTGGCCACAGGGGCGTGGATGCGCAGCTGTCCATCATCCATCAGGGAACAGGAGAGGCCGGACAGGTCGAGGTGAGCAGGCAGGTCAATCTTCTGGGCGAATCCCCTCTGAGATGAGGCcgaggagcagaaggaggcgcaggaggatgaggaggagcaggactTGCTCTCTTCTGCTCCGGCCTGCTTCATGGCCACCACCGCCAGGCTCCGCCCCTCCAGTTtgacagtgatgtcactggGGGCGTAACCGCGAGCATCCAGGGTCACCAGCAGGTCGGCGTTGTTTTCTGTGGCCTGCTGAGCTTCCTTGTGCAGCTCTATGCTGGGAGTCTCTCTCTGCGGCTCTTTATCATCAGTCAGCCTGGAAGAGAATCAGGATCTGGATCAAGATCAGCTCTTTGACTCCTGCATGCTTTTCAGACCTGCATGCATTACCAGAGTTGTTTCAGACTCTGGTTCATTTTCCCCTCGGCACGATTAATCTGGGCAGATCTGAGCAAAGCTGTTGTACTCGTGTGGACCAAGACTGAACCAAGACCTTTAGGAGGAAGCGGTGCAGGTCCAGTCGTAAACTAATTCTTTTGTGGAGGCAATGTGATCTGATCTCGATCTGAAACCCTGCCAGTTGGAGTTAAACAGCTCCTGTTATCAGCTGACATTACATATTGGGACACCAAAGAGTGAAATCAAGGGTTACTAGTGGCTAGCTAGAGAATAAAATGAGGTCTGATCTGGCCTAACGATGGAGTACGTGGCCTTGTTGATACTGGGCAGATAGGATCCTCAGAGAGGACCACAGACACATCCAACCATCCAGCATCTAATGAGCTGAGAGGACGTTTTCACAAGACCTTCAGTGATGTCCTTTGGTCCACTTGAAGAAACACATGTATCAGCTTGACTAACTCATCTACTAATTCAGACCAGAGCGGACCAACTCTAGGTTTGAAAAGGCCCTAACACATAGCCGATCCACAGCTACATACCTTGCCAAAGTGGAGGAAATTAGGGGAAACTGGTGAAGTTTGAGCAGGTGGGGCCCGTCGTGGAGCTCCCTCAGGAGGCTGTCGGCCAGCTTGGCTCTCTGGTGGAAGAAGTCTTGCTGCAGTGAGGAGAGGGCCTCGTGACGCAGCGGCCACAGCAGCCTCTCCTGGCTGAAGAAAGGGTCATCGCCGAACAGGCTGGTCAAGGCCGCGTGCTGGGACATCATGCCGGCGTCAAAAGACACTTCCCGATGAACGCTTGACTTTGTTTGTAAAGGAAGCCGTGAGCGTTGTGCGTCGCAGCCTCTTCGTGTCCTGGTAGCGTGGCTCTGGAGGGAGTGAGAGCTAAGTTTCCAGGGTTTCCTCTtcgtgctgctgctctgtcaggTTGTTTGGGACATTATGCAGGACTCCTCTTCTTTATATACCCCAGCTGTCCTGAGCCGCCCCTCCCTCCGTGCTATTTGGACGCCATGAGGTCACTGCTGTTTGTTAGCGTGTGCCAGCAAGGTCAGGAATGCCCTGCAACTCATCAGAAGGCTAAAGACAGCTCATGGTCATATCCTGTTTgggtttgtgtgcatgtggccCTGTTCACACCGCAGTCTTATACCTTTGACTTCTTATTATATGCTGCAAGTACAGATTTCTGAAGTGTGTGAGCAGCAAAAAGATTCACTCATTACCCATTTTTCATGTAGCAGTGTGAAGAAAGAATTGATAATGTGTGTAAAGACTGTTCTCGGCACTTTACTCAACAAATGTCTTTTCACACTTGTGACTGGAAGCAAAAAACACTTCAAGAGAGAGTAAAAACTGGACTTCCACTCTAATGGACCGCAGCTATTCACTGAGCCAATAAAAGTGCACTGTTCTGATTTCTACCTAGTAACTAGACTCTGAAAATCAGGTCATGGCATATAATGGTTAATGATGTCACGACAATCAATTGTAACATGAAACAAGTTTCCTTTTTTGTAGATTATGTCAAGTTATTAAATTTacttattttacagttttactgAGTTTACAGTTAGAGAAACTCTTGGAATAAAGAACTTCCAGAAAATGATGGCGATTAtttggaagaagaggagaagaattAACAAGTTAACAAATAAATGGATTAAACTTTACTCAAAATACCAAATTTTAAAGGGAGTCTGGGACATTTTTTCCCAGTGAATTCagggaaaaacaagaaaaggcaGATAAACAAAAGTTTTTGAAGTTGCTCTCtaattgtttcattcattagaTGAAGACAAGTTGAGTTTCAGCAACAATGTAATAGGACTATGGGAGTGCACAGTTAACACAGGCAGGGTCAAAACAACCAATAATAATTCCATTATGATACTTTCAAGAAATTGAACAcatactgttttgtttgtgtgtcaagaGTTAAATGGAaggatcgataccactctccTGTCTGTACAAGCTACAGTACAGCCAGCAACcgttatcttagcttagcataattactggaaacagagggaaacagactGACTATGACCACAAAAACCAAACTGCAAAAGCAACACATGGTTTTAGGCAATTTAGTTCAACTTCTGTCAGTCTCTGCCGATTCCCAGGCAACCAAACGATGATGACAAGGTCTCAGGAAGTGAGGtgctggaaggtggattttgttacatttgaacagagctaggctagctgctcccccttgtttccagtctttatgctaagctaagcagctgcttgCAATGTCAAACTGTCCTGGAGCGTATGCTGAATGAGTATTTCTC of Chelmon rostratus isolate fCheRos1 chromosome 17, fCheRos1.pri, whole genome shotgun sequence contains these proteins:
- the hspb9 gene encoding heat shock protein beta-9; this encodes MMSQHAALTSLFGDDPFFSQERLLWPLRHEALSSLQQDFFHQRAKLADSLLRELHDGPHLLKLHQFPLISSTLARLTDDKEPQRETPSIELHKEAQQATENNADLLVTLDARGYAPSDITVKLEGRSLAVVAMKQAGAEESKSCSSSSSCASFCSSASSQRGFAQKIDLPAHLDLSGLSCSLMDDGQLRIHAPVAKQPIGEERQVPIRFRTSLEFPISKDKAEEEHTD